From the Paraburkholderia sp. PREW-6R genome, one window contains:
- a CDS encoding GMC family oxidoreductase N-terminal domain-containing protein, with the protein MQYDYIIVGAGSGGCTLAGRLADRCPDATIALIEAGPHTDRNLLVNMPTGVAVVVPNKLKTNYGYLTTPQRGLGGRRGYQPRGRGVGGSSAINAMIYTRGHPLDYDEWARMGCEGWAWSDVLPYFRRAEGNERGADAWHGDAGPLTVSDLRFQNPFSKRFVQAAVEAGYKPNSDFNGADQEGVGFYQVTQRDGRRCSVARAYLYGRQRPNLHIITDATVLRVKFNGKHASGVEIVRGGRTEMLEARAEIVLAAGAFNTPQLLMCSGIGPAAHLQSHGIAVLHDAPDVGQNLIDHVDFTINKRVSSIEPTGFSLRGIARMLPQFVTFARHGRGMLSSNVAEAGGFLKSRPTLDRPDLQLHFCAALVDDHNRRMHWGHGYSLHVCVLRPRSRGTVTLASRDARVAPVIDPRFFSDSRDLDLLVEGARIARRILDAPSLALHGGKELYTHAGQSEQELRQTIAGHADTIYHPVATCRMGGDARSVVDPQLRVRGVTGLRIVDASVMPTLIGGNTNSPTVMIGERAAELIGHARSDGQRVAPARPEKTGAATSLL; encoded by the coding sequence ATGCAATACGACTACATTATCGTCGGTGCGGGCTCGGGCGGTTGCACGCTCGCAGGCCGTCTTGCCGATCGCTGCCCTGACGCAACCATCGCGTTGATCGAAGCTGGACCGCATACTGACCGCAACCTGTTAGTCAATATGCCGACGGGTGTCGCGGTCGTCGTCCCCAACAAGCTCAAGACCAATTACGGTTATCTGACCACGCCGCAACGGGGCCTCGGCGGCCGCCGGGGTTATCAGCCGCGCGGGCGGGGAGTCGGCGGATCGAGCGCGATCAACGCGATGATCTACACGCGCGGTCATCCGCTGGATTACGACGAGTGGGCGCGAATGGGCTGCGAAGGGTGGGCATGGTCGGACGTGCTGCCGTACTTTCGGCGCGCGGAAGGCAACGAGCGCGGCGCGGATGCCTGGCATGGCGACGCCGGCCCGCTCACGGTGTCCGATCTGCGCTTCCAGAATCCGTTCTCGAAGCGTTTCGTGCAGGCCGCCGTCGAAGCAGGCTACAAGCCCAACAGCGATTTCAACGGCGCGGATCAGGAAGGCGTCGGCTTCTATCAGGTGACGCAACGCGACGGACGACGTTGCAGCGTGGCACGCGCGTACCTCTACGGCCGTCAGCGTCCCAATCTGCACATCATCACGGACGCGACCGTGTTGCGCGTCAAATTCAACGGCAAGCACGCGAGCGGCGTCGAAATCGTGCGCGGCGGCCGCACGGAGATGCTCGAAGCGCGCGCCGAGATCGTGCTCGCCGCGGGCGCGTTCAACACGCCGCAACTGTTGATGTGCTCCGGCATCGGCCCAGCGGCGCATCTGCAGTCGCACGGCATTGCCGTGCTGCATGACGCGCCCGACGTCGGTCAGAATCTGATCGACCACGTCGATTTCACGATCAACAAGCGCGTGTCGTCGATCGAGCCGACCGGTTTTTCGCTGCGCGGCATTGCACGGATGCTGCCTCAGTTCGTCACCTTCGCGCGTCATGGACGCGGCATGCTGTCGAGCAACGTCGCGGAGGCGGGCGGTTTCCTGAAAAGCCGGCCCACGCTCGATCGACCCGATCTGCAGTTGCACTTCTGCGCGGCGCTCGTCGACGATCACAACCGTCGCATGCACTGGGGCCACGGCTATTCGTTGCACGTGTGTGTGCTGCGCCCGCGCAGTCGCGGCACGGTGACGCTCGCCAGTCGCGACGCACGCGTCGCGCCGGTGATCGATCCACGCTTTTTCAGCGATTCGCGCGATCTCGATCTGCTGGTGGAAGGTGCGCGAATCGCACGGCGCATCCTCGACGCGCCGTCGCTCGCATTGCACGGCGGCAAGGAGTTGTACACGCACGCCGGCCAGTCGGAACAGGAACTGCGTCAGACGATCGCCGGCCATGCTGACACCATCTATCACCCGGTGGCGACCTGCCGGATGGGCGGCGACGCACGATCCGTCGTCGATCCACAACTACGCGTGCGTGGCGTAACCGGCTTGCGAATCGTCGATGCCTCCGTGATGCCGACGTTGATCGGCGGCAACACCAATTCGCCAACGGTCATGATCGGCGAGCGTGCTGCCGAGCTGATCGGACACGCGCGCAGCGACGGCCAACGGGTCGCACCCGCGCGGCCAGAGAAGACAGGCGCCGCGACGAGCCTCCTGTAG
- a CDS encoding phage holin family protein, protein MTVLLTWLINALALLIITYLVPSIHIRSFGTALIVAVVLGLINTILRPVLILLTLPVTILTLGLFILVVNALCFWLCASLLKGFEVSGFWSAFFGSILYSIVSWLLSALIFGNRSLG, encoded by the coding sequence ATGACCGTGCTGCTGACCTGGCTGATCAACGCACTCGCACTCCTGATCATCACCTACCTCGTACCGTCGATCCATATCCGCAGTTTCGGCACCGCATTGATCGTCGCGGTGGTGCTCGGATTGATCAACACGATTCTGCGACCGGTGCTGATCCTGCTGACGCTGCCCGTCACGATTCTCACGCTCGGCCTCTTCATTCTGGTGGTCAATGCGCTGTGCTTCTGGCTGTGTGCGTCGCTGTTGAAGGGATTCGAAGTGTCGGGGTTCTGGTCCGCGTTCTTCGGCTCGATCCTGTACAGCATCGTTTCGTGGTTGTTGTCCGCGCTCATTTTCGGCAACCGCAGTCTCGGCTGA
- a CDS encoding OmpA family protein, translating to MSINLVQLTQSVMTDGVMRQLAERLGLPSDSVGKVLSATGPAIVAGLMQKGATLEGARSLFTAIMSPEVDTHVGEQLTHLLGSTNGLSQLEATGRRLLEQVLERRTDVLSDEVSLQTGVPAHAAYAVTGVVGATMLGLLKKHFLQQGGGVGQLPTLLGHQLPAIAPHLNDRLLGTLGLGGLAAFSANTLAQLKAVSAHIEHPTPSAKPAADVPPAYHVPADAVVRPERRSHKWLLWLLALAALVLAAWALLFLRGCEGGQSNDPADLRTTSGAGQVQAASEPALAASTVAPEPAASDTASASASASAASGASAPLPASSASQAAVVADKDSQFSFVVNAAGMPTITATVGSEAEKAQLLDQLTNRLGESNYVANITVDPHAKPADWLSHLNDLLPLMSLPGAEMKITGTHVELSGSAANGKLGWLDKLKSLFGASYQIGSFDVEHAVAEATNNFRGAIKSLLSPDSTCVAAEVVKVLNLQVINFASGSNNLPVSALDDLKQSGKVLSACARNGKTARLEVAGYSDNVGGAQANLQLSKRRAQAVRDYLVQTGVPASSLTAQGYGDTHPIASNDTASGRFANRRIEFLTQQ from the coding sequence ATGAGCATCAATTTAGTCCAGCTAACCCAGTCGGTCATGACAGACGGCGTAATGCGGCAACTGGCGGAGCGCCTCGGGCTGCCGTCCGACTCGGTGGGAAAAGTGCTGTCCGCCACGGGCCCGGCGATCGTGGCCGGCCTGATGCAAAAAGGGGCGACGCTGGAGGGCGCGCGGTCGCTCTTCACGGCGATCATGTCGCCTGAGGTCGATACCCACGTCGGAGAGCAGCTGACGCATCTGCTCGGCAGCACGAACGGGCTCAGCCAGCTGGAAGCAACCGGCCGGCGGCTGCTCGAGCAGGTGCTCGAACGCCGCACCGACGTGTTGAGCGACGAGGTCTCGTTGCAAACCGGCGTGCCGGCGCACGCGGCCTATGCGGTCACCGGCGTTGTCGGCGCAACCATGCTGGGCCTGCTCAAGAAGCATTTCCTCCAGCAAGGCGGCGGTGTCGGCCAGTTGCCCACGCTGCTCGGACACCAGTTGCCGGCCATTGCGCCGCACCTGAACGATCGCCTGCTGGGCACGCTCGGGCTGGGCGGTCTGGCTGCCTTCAGCGCCAATACTCTCGCGCAGCTCAAGGCGGTGTCCGCCCATATCGAACATCCGACACCGTCGGCCAAACCCGCCGCCGATGTGCCGCCTGCGTATCACGTACCGGCCGATGCGGTGGTTCGGCCGGAGCGTCGTTCGCACAAGTGGCTGCTGTGGTTGCTTGCACTCGCGGCGCTGGTGCTGGCGGCGTGGGCGCTTCTGTTCCTGCGCGGCTGTGAAGGCGGACAAAGCAACGATCCGGCGGACCTTCGCACGACTTCGGGCGCCGGTCAGGTACAGGCCGCATCTGAACCCGCGTTGGCCGCTTCGACCGTCGCCCCGGAACCCGCGGCCAGCGACACGGCATCGGCATCGGCATCGGCATCGGCAGCGAGCGGCGCGAGCGCGCCGTTGCCGGCCAGCAGCGCTTCGCAAGCGGCTGTCGTGGCGGACAAGGACAGCCAGTTCAGCTTCGTCGTCAACGCGGCGGGCATGCCTACGATAACCGCCACGGTCGGCAGCGAAGCGGAAAAGGCCCAGTTGCTCGACCAGCTCACGAACCGTCTCGGCGAATCCAACTACGTGGCGAACATCACGGTCGATCCGCACGCGAAACCGGCTGACTGGCTCTCGCATCTGAACGACCTGCTGCCGCTGATGAGCTTGCCCGGCGCTGAAATGAAGATAACCGGCACGCACGTCGAATTGAGCGGCAGCGCCGCGAATGGAAAGCTGGGCTGGCTCGACAAGTTGAAGTCGCTGTTCGGTGCGTCCTATCAGATCGGCTCGTTCGACGTCGAGCACGCGGTGGCCGAAGCAACGAACAACTTCCGCGGCGCGATCAAGAGTCTGCTGTCGCCGGATAGCACGTGCGTGGCCGCCGAGGTGGTCAAGGTGCTGAATCTGCAGGTCATCAATTTCGCGAGCGGAAGCAACAACCTGCCCGTGTCGGCGCTGGATGACCTAAAACAGTCAGGCAAAGTGTTGAGCGCGTGCGCTCGTAACGGCAAAACGGCGCGACTCGAAGTGGCGGGCTATTCCGATAACGTCGGCGGCGCGCAGGCGAATCTGCAACTATCGAAGCGACGTGCTCAGGCCGTGCGTGACTATCTGGTCCAAACGGGCGTGCCGGCGAGTTCGCTGACCGCGCAGGGTTATGGCGACACGCATCCGATCGCCAGCAACGATACCGCAAGCGGCCGTTTTGCCAATCGGCGGATCGAGTTTCTGACCCAGCAGTAA
- the metF gene encoding methylenetetrahydrofolate reductase [NAD(P)H], whose amino-acid sequence MNPIELSFEFFPPKTPDGVDKLRVTRAQLATLKPKFVSVTFGAGGSTQQGTLDTVVDMAKDGLEAAPHLSCIGSSKESLRAILNEYRAHGIRHIVALRGDLPSGMGEVGELRYASELVSFIRAEFGDWFWIEVAGYPEYHPQSRSPRVDLENFARKVKAGANSAITQYFFNADAYFRFVDDARKLGVDVPIVPGIMPITNFSQLMRFSEMCGAEVPRWIARRLESFGDDRESIRAFGLDVVTDLCSRLLDGKVPGLHFYTLNSAAATKSICERLNV is encoded by the coding sequence ATGAACCCGATCGAACTTTCATTCGAATTCTTCCCTCCGAAAACGCCAGACGGCGTCGACAAGCTGCGCGTCACGCGTGCTCAGCTTGCGACGCTCAAGCCAAAATTCGTCTCCGTCACGTTCGGCGCCGGCGGCTCGACGCAGCAAGGCACGCTCGACACCGTCGTCGACATGGCGAAGGACGGGCTCGAAGCGGCGCCCCACCTGTCGTGCATCGGCTCGTCGAAGGAAAGCCTGCGTGCGATTCTCAACGAATACCGCGCACACGGCATTCGCCACATCGTCGCGTTGCGCGGCGATTTGCCCTCTGGCATGGGCGAAGTCGGCGAATTGCGTTATGCGTCGGAACTGGTGAGCTTCATTCGTGCTGAGTTTGGCGACTGGTTCTGGATCGAGGTGGCCGGTTATCCGGAGTACCACCCGCAGTCGCGCTCGCCGCGTGTCGATCTGGAAAACTTCGCGCGCAAGGTGAAGGCCGGCGCCAATTCCGCGATCACGCAGTATTTCTTTAACGCCGACGCCTACTTCCGTTTTGTCGACGACGCAAGGAAACTTGGCGTCGACGTGCCGATCGTGCCCGGCATCATGCCGATCACGAACTTCTCGCAACTGATGCGTTTTTCGGAGATGTGCGGCGCCGAAGTGCCGCGCTGGATTGCTCGCCGGCTCGAAAGCTTTGGCGACGATCGCGAGTCGATCCGCGCATTTGGGCTGGATGTGGTGACCGACCTGTGCTCTCGTCTTCTCGACGGAAAAGTGCCGGGGCTGCATTTCTACACGCTAAATAGCGCGGCGGCCACCAAATCGATCTGCGAGCGGCTCAACGTCTAG
- a CDS encoding isovaleryl-CoA dehydrogenase gives MERHRIGETHEVTNQAPPLVDYNLYSTDTALSAAVEREGAAWHRDALLRHGAALTTPETLALAELANRHTPELFTHSPRGERIDALEFHPAWHSLLALLRGEGLHALPFSNPRRGAMVARCAGYFQHAQLESGSLCPLTMTFASIPVLQREPALFDTLRDKLYAREHDPRDLPLAQKSSAMIGMGMTEKQGGSDVRSNQTRAYATHGSGRGAQYRLVGHKWFFSAPQCDAHLVLARTDDHEGLSCFYVPRFAPDGSKNAVQIQRLKDKLGNRSNASGEVEFLDAFGIMVGDEGRGVPTIIEMANYTRLDCVIGSAALMRAALVQAIHHARHRIAFGRHLAEQPLMRNVLADLALESEAATVLFMRLARAFEESADGASAPAERAWRRIVTPAAKYWVCKRALEFTGEAMEVWGGNGYVETGPMARFYREAPVNSIWEGSGNVMCLDVLRAMEREPEAAQALFATWQADAQAHPALVAALGRLVATLTGPAAHREAAARRIAQQIVLIAQATLLAKHAPGFVADAFIETRLGDGSGESGRVYGTLPPAFDHAAIVERAFPG, from the coding sequence ATGGAACGGCACCGCATCGGCGAGACTCACGAGGTGACCAATCAGGCACCGCCTCTCGTGGATTACAACCTGTATTCCACCGACACGGCGCTGTCCGCCGCCGTCGAACGCGAAGGCGCGGCCTGGCATCGCGATGCGCTGCTGCGTCACGGCGCGGCGCTCACCACACCCGAGACGCTCGCACTTGCCGAGCTGGCGAACCGTCATACGCCCGAACTCTTTACGCACAGCCCGCGCGGCGAGCGCATCGACGCGCTCGAATTTCATCCCGCCTGGCATTCGCTTCTGGCCTTGCTGCGTGGCGAAGGATTGCATGCGCTTCCGTTCTCCAATCCACGGCGCGGCGCGATGGTTGCGCGCTGTGCGGGCTATTTCCAGCATGCGCAACTCGAATCGGGCTCACTGTGCCCGCTCACGATGACCTTCGCGAGCATTCCCGTGTTGCAGCGTGAGCCCGCGCTGTTCGATACATTGCGCGACAAGCTTTATGCGCGCGAGCACGATCCGCGCGACCTGCCGCTTGCGCAGAAAAGTTCGGCGATGATCGGCATGGGCATGACCGAAAAGCAGGGTGGCTCCGACGTACGCAGCAATCAGACCCGCGCTTATGCCACGCATGGCAGCGGACGCGGCGCGCAATACCGGCTCGTCGGCCACAAATGGTTCTTCTCCGCGCCGCAATGCGACGCTCATCTTGTGCTCGCCCGCACCGACGATCACGAAGGCCTCTCCTGCTTTTACGTGCCGCGCTTTGCGCCGGACGGCAGCAAGAATGCCGTCCAGATCCAGCGTCTGAAAGACAAGCTCGGCAACCGCTCGAATGCGAGCGGCGAGGTCGAGTTTCTCGACGCGTTCGGCATCATGGTCGGCGACGAAGGGCGCGGCGTACCGACCATTATCGAAATGGCGAATTACACACGGCTCGATTGTGTGATCGGCAGCGCGGCCTTGATGCGCGCGGCGCTGGTGCAAGCCATTCATCACGCACGGCATCGCATCGCATTTGGCCGGCATCTGGCCGAGCAACCGTTGATGCGTAACGTGCTGGCCGATCTGGCGCTGGAGTCCGAAGCAGCCACGGTGCTGTTCATGCGTCTCGCGCGCGCTTTCGAGGAGTCCGCTGACGGCGCGTCCGCGCCCGCCGAGCGCGCCTGGCGGCGCATCGTCACGCCAGCCGCCAAGTATTGGGTCTGCAAGCGCGCGCTCGAATTTACCGGTGAGGCGATGGAGGTGTGGGGCGGCAACGGCTACGTCGAAACAGGCCCAATGGCGCGGTTCTATCGTGAGGCGCCGGTCAACTCGATCTGGGAAGGCTCGGGCAACGTCATGTGTCTGGACGTGTTGCGCGCGATGGAGCGGGAACCGGAAGCGGCGCAGGCGCTCTTCGCGACGTGGCAAGCGGACGCGCAAGCGCATCCGGCGCTCGTTGCCGCGCTTGGCAGACTCGTCGCCACGCTCACAGGACCCGCCGCGCATCGCGAAGCTGCAGCGCGTCGCATCGCGCAGCAGATTGTGCTGATCGCGCAGGCCACACTGCTCGCCAAACACGCGCCCGGCTTCGTCGCCGATGCGTTCATCGAGACGCGTCTGGGCGATGGCAGCGGCGAAAGCGGACGTGTGTACGGCACACTGCCGCCCGCGTTCGATCATGCGGCTATCGTCGAACGCGCTTTTCCGGGGTGA
- a CDS encoding glycosyltransferase family A protein — protein MSTFSIIIPCFNGAATLARALQSCLIQPEAAQILVVDDGSADASASVVAHYGQRDPRVGLLRMPYNGGAARARNWGALHASQARVAFLDADDEYLPGALAAANDFFAHHPREVSVRLDVDYAGFPAEITAHADFALHAATLSNTVPSSLIICRAAYAALGGFPMDDAFRRIGGEDGAFSWALRDIFGNRRLDDAKRVRMHYHAGIHAERYFRIALGMQIPDPADLADAFRVSRQFVETARAGIAQLNRATGAQTVAQTVALAPSASGTAA, from the coding sequence ATGTCGACTTTTTCGATCATCATTCCCTGCTTCAACGGCGCGGCGACGCTCGCCCGTGCGTTGCAAAGCTGTCTGATCCAGCCCGAAGCCGCGCAGATCCTCGTGGTGGATGACGGCTCGGCCGACGCGTCCGCCAGCGTCGTCGCTCATTACGGGCAGCGCGACCCGCGCGTGGGCTTGCTGCGCATGCCCTACAACGGCGGCGCGGCGCGGGCGCGCAACTGGGGCGCGCTGCATGCATCACAAGCACGCGTTGCCTTCCTCGACGCCGACGACGAATACCTGCCCGGCGCGCTTGCCGCCGCGAATGATTTTTTCGCGCACCATCCGCGCGAAGTGTCCGTGAGGCTCGATGTCGATTACGCCGGTTTTCCTGCCGAGATTACCGCTCACGCGGATTTCGCCCTGCATGCCGCCACGCTCAGCAACACGGTGCCGAGCAGCCTGATCATCTGCCGCGCGGCTTATGCGGCGCTCGGCGGCTTTCCGATGGACGACGCGTTTCGCCGCATCGGCGGAGAAGACGGCGCGTTTTCGTGGGCACTGCGCGACATTTTCGGCAACCGTCGTCTGGACGACGCGAAGCGTGTGCGCATGCACTACCACGCCGGCATTCACGCCGAACGCTACTTTCGTATCGCGCTGGGCATGCAGATTCCCGACCCGGCCGATCTCGCCGACGCTTTTCGCGTGTCACGGCAGTTCGTCGAGACCGCGCGCGCCGGCATAGCGCAGTTGAATAGGGCGACTGGCGCGCAGACGGTGGCCCAGACGGTGGCATTAGCGCCGAGCGCATCGGGCACCGCAGCTTAA
- a CDS encoding LysR substrate-binding domain-containing protein — protein MELRALRYFVEVVRQQSFTVAAEQMFVTQPTISKMVKSLEDEIGSPLLLRDGRQMVLTDAGRIVYQRGQDVLAAHAQLQAELNDLDKLGRGELTIGIPPMGGSLFTPAIAAFRQRYPKIELKLFEQGSRAIETALINGELELGGVLQPVDPENIDVLPMARQLLWLVARTGSAWDALREVPLAQLANEPFVFYGESLALNDVVLNACRTAGFAPTIVGRSGHWDFMAALVLAGVGIALLPAPYCRRLDPAQFTCRPVAEPEIPWEMAIGWRRNGYLSHAARAWLEVARETLPGQAGDDFMVSPGMGLNGMTAPVQTHSSK, from the coding sequence ATGGAACTACGCGCGTTGCGTTATTTCGTCGAGGTGGTCCGTCAACAGAGCTTTACTGTTGCGGCCGAGCAGATGTTCGTCACGCAGCCGACCATCAGCAAAATGGTCAAGTCGCTGGAGGACGAAATCGGCTCGCCGCTTCTGTTGCGCGACGGCCGGCAAATGGTGCTCACCGACGCCGGCCGGATCGTCTATCAGCGAGGCCAGGACGTGCTTGCAGCCCATGCGCAACTCCAGGCCGAACTGAACGACCTCGACAAACTCGGCCGCGGTGAGCTCACTATCGGCATTCCGCCGATGGGCGGCTCGCTTTTCACGCCGGCCATTGCCGCTTTCCGGCAGCGCTATCCGAAGATCGAGCTGAAGCTGTTCGAACAAGGCTCCCGGGCCATCGAAACGGCGCTGATCAACGGTGAACTGGAACTGGGCGGCGTGCTGCAACCGGTCGATCCCGAGAACATCGACGTTCTGCCCATGGCGCGCCAGCTTCTCTGGCTCGTTGCGCGCACGGGCTCCGCCTGGGACGCGCTGCGTGAAGTGCCGCTTGCGCAACTCGCGAACGAGCCGTTCGTGTTCTACGGGGAAAGTCTGGCGCTCAACGACGTCGTGCTGAACGCGTGCCGCACTGCCGGTTTCGCGCCGACCATCGTCGGTCGCAGCGGACACTGGGATTTCATGGCGGCGCTCGTGCTGGCGGGCGTCGGCATCGCGCTGCTGCCCGCGCCCTACTGCCGGCGGCTCGACCCTGCGCAGTTCACCTGCCGTCCAGTGGCGGAGCCCGAAATTCCGTGGGAGATGGCGATTGGCTGGCGTCGCAATGGTTATCTGTCGCACGCGGCGCGCGCATGGCTCGAAGTCGCGCGCGAGACGCTGCCCGGCCAGGCCGGTGACGATTTCATGGTAAGCCCGGGAATGGGTCTGAACGGAATGACCGCGCCGGTTCAAACGCACTCTTCCAAATGA
- the ahcY gene encoding adenosylhomocysteinase encodes MNAAVIDSQESKDYIVADMSLADWGRKELNIAETEMPGLVQTREEYKAQQPLKGARIAGSLHMTIQTGVLIETLTALGADVRWASCNIFSTQDHAAAAIAQAGTPVFAYKGETLDEYWEFSHRIFEWPNGEFANMILDDGGDATLLLILGSKAEKDRSVISKPTNEEEVALYKSIASHLDADPTWYSTRLKHIKGVTEETTTGVHRLYQMEKEGRLPFPAINVNDSVTKSKFDNLYGCRESLVDGIKRATDVMIAGKIAVVAGYGDVGKGCAQSLRGLGATVWVTEIDPICALQAAMEGYRVVTMEYAADKADIFVTATGNYHVIGHDHMKAMRHNAIVCNIGHFDSEIDVASTRQYQWDNIKPQVDHIIFPDGKRVILLAEGRLVNLGCATGHPSFVMSNSFTNQTLAQIELFTQGNKYENKVYVLPKHLDEKVARLHLARIGADLTVLSDEQAGYIGVDKNGPFKPNHYRY; translated from the coding sequence ATGAACGCCGCAGTGATCGATTCCCAAGAGTCCAAAGATTACATTGTTGCCGATATGTCGCTCGCCGACTGGGGCCGCAAGGAACTCAACATCGCCGAGACGGAAATGCCCGGCCTCGTGCAAACGCGCGAAGAATACAAGGCGCAGCAGCCGCTGAAGGGCGCGCGCATCGCAGGTTCGCTGCACATGACCATCCAGACCGGCGTGCTGATCGAGACGCTGACGGCACTCGGCGCCGACGTCCGCTGGGCATCGTGCAACATTTTCTCGACGCAGGACCACGCTGCTGCAGCGATCGCTCAGGCCGGCACCCCGGTGTTCGCGTACAAGGGCGAGACGCTCGACGAATACTGGGAGTTTTCGCACCGCATTTTCGAATGGCCGAACGGCGAATTCGCCAACATGATCCTCGACGACGGCGGCGACGCCACGTTGCTGCTGATCCTCGGCTCGAAAGCCGAAAAAGACCGCTCGGTGATCTCGAAGCCGACCAACGAAGAAGAAGTCGCACTGTACAAGTCGATCGCGTCGCACCTCGACGCTGATCCGACGTGGTACTCCACGCGCCTGAAGCACATCAAGGGCGTGACCGAAGAGACCACGACGGGCGTGCACCGTCTGTATCAGATGGAAAAGGAGGGGCGCCTGCCGTTCCCGGCCATCAACGTCAATGACTCGGTCACCAAGTCGAAGTTCGACAACCTGTACGGCTGCCGCGAGTCGCTGGTCGACGGGATCAAGCGCGCCACCGACGTGATGATCGCGGGCAAGATCGCCGTGGTTGCAGGGTACGGCGACGTGGGCAAGGGTTGCGCGCAATCGCTGCGCGGCCTGGGCGCAACCGTCTGGGTCACCGAAATCGATCCGATCTGCGCGTTGCAGGCGGCAATGGAAGGCTACCGCGTCGTGACGATGGAATATGCGGCGGACAAGGCCGACATCTTCGTGACGGCTACCGGCAACTACCACGTGATCGGCCACGACCACATGAAGGCGATGCGCCACAACGCGATTGTCTGCAACATCGGTCACTTCGACTCGGAAATCGACGTTGCGTCGACCCGTCAATACCAGTGGGACAACATCAAGCCGCAAGTCGACCACATCATTTTCCCGGACGGCAAGCGCGTGATCCTGCTGGCTGAAGGGCGCCTCGTGAACCTGGGCTGCGCGACGGGCCACCCGTCGTTCGTGATGTCCAACTCCTTTACGAACCAGACGCTCGCGCAGATCGAACTGTTCACGCAAGGCAACAAGTACGAAAACAAGGTGTACGTGCTGCCGAAGCATCTGGACGAAAAGGTTGCGCGTCTGCACCTCGCGCGTATCGGCGCGGACCTCACCGTGTTGTCGGACGAGCAGGCGGGTTACATCGGCGTGGACAAGAACGGTCCGTTCAAGCCGAACCACTACCGCTATTAA